Part of the Mytilus trossulus isolate FHL-02 chromosome 2, PNRI_Mtr1.1.1.hap1, whole genome shotgun sequence genome is shown below.
gttcagtgtgagccaaggctctgtgttgaaggccgtacattgacctataatggtttacttttataaattgttatttggataaagagttgtctcattggcactcacaccacatcgtCCCATATCTATGTAACTATTCCTTTTCACAGGGCAGCACTGTACCAGTGAAATAAAGAACAACGgataaccttttttttattatttcaaaagctTATTGGTTATGTTAAACCCATTGTAATAGGTATATGTGGTTGTTTCTTTTGTGACTTTATTGGTCCCAGTTTACACACCAAGAACTTCTACTCTAAAACATGTGCTTAATCCTTATTATATCGTGCAGGAATACAGGgacattgaaaaacaaatagataaaagtCGTTTATATTCTAATGcataaatagcaaaaaaaataaaatgcattaaaccTTTGAATATGTATAgaactaaaattcaaataaaattaagcgaaatttcatgaatgatttCTCGAATTTATGTCAGTGCATAAAACAGtgttatacaaatgaaaacttgcAAGCAAAAATTTATTTCGTTACTGGtactcttcaaatttgtataaCTACCTAGTTTCGAAATTTCAATTGTGCATTCGATGGTGAATATAGTAGCCATTAAACATAAAAACGCttaattaaaatcacaaatatttggataaagaattataaggactaaaatattttttcttgtaGGATGTTTGTCAGGAATATGATGGAGGCTATTTGGCGGAGTTAGAAACGAAGGATGAATCAGACTACCTAGAAACCTTGGCAAAACAGACGGGTAAAAGTGTGTACCTGTATGTATGTTGTCAATATGTACTTTGTAACATAAAGATGAATGTAAATGCCAAATAGCAAAAATCAAGCAAAATATGAGATTGAAATGTAttacctttttcttttttttcccttcTTCTCCATTACTTCTCAGTAACGACCATTGTGCAAATTACGCTAAAATAAAAGACATCGATCTAACGGTATATGCTCAACatgattaattttataaaaggtaAATGATTTCGCTTGCTTATAATACATGTTGTTTTGAAAGTGTGATGGGTGATGGGATACAAATAAGCATGAATGAAGTGACAATTTTATTAGTTATTTGTTGCAGAAGATTTCCATGTTCTGAGACAAATTCGAAGGATTAGAAAacaagattattattattattatttgtattgttatgcatAACATTCAGGTCCTATTGGTACATGCAGGTACAAAGATCGATTGTGCattcatttgttgttgtttttttattttataattttcgaCAGATTTCTGGTTAGGTGGCAAAGATGAAGTTGAAGGCCATTGGAAATGGGTAACCAGTGGCAAGAACTTTACGTACACTGACTGGCATCCGGGTGAACCAAACAATTTACACCATGACGAagattgtttacatttgtttggTTCACAAGGTTATCAATGGAATGATTTTCAATGTGATGTTCTTCAAAACTACATTTGTGAAGCAGGGTAATTTATATAGATCTGAGAATGATTTAAACTCGAACAAAGACCTACAACAAACATACGTTAGGTGTGATGTTGAAAGTAAGCCAAAAAAAGAACTCTATTTTTGATACTTTCggatatttcaatatttttttacacatagtatatataacaaataacttaacttttttttttttgaaaaactgaccaTTAAAGGTCGGCAAATCTAATATACTGGGACTTGTCAAGCGACATAATTTCTGATTTTGAAATGTAACAAATTTGCGAACATTATGGTTTTTTATCTTTCGCAGGACTTCCTGAGatttaaaaagatgtgttcttatagaaaataattgataaaaaaaaatggatatgaataaaatttagaatggaaatggtgaatgtgtcaaagagacaacaacccaaccatagaaaaaaacaacagttgaaggtcaccaacaggtcttcattcaatatagcgagaaattcccgcacccggaggcgtctttcagatggcccctgaacaaatatatactagttcagtgataatgaacgccatactaatttccaaattgtacacaagaaactaaaattaaaataatacaagaccaacaaaggccagaggctcctgacttgggacaggcgcaaaaacatgtttgtgagatctcaaccctccccttatacatctagccaatgtagaaaagtaaacgcataacaatgcgcacattaaaattcagttcaagagaagtccgagtctgatgtcagaagatgtaaccaatgaaaataaacaaaataacaataatacataaataacaacagactactagcagttaactgacatgccagctccagacttcaattaaactgactgaaagattatgattccatcatatgaacatcaggcacaatctgtcccgttaggggtttattatcataccatcataacatatatgagaagaacattacccgtgtcatgccaatgactgttttttgaataaatgtgtgtcgatgcaaagaccctataagtgtatcaatattaacgccaaaatatgcaatctttaatgacctgacaacagtatcgtaactatatcccttcttaataagtctattcaaagattttgttagtttctgaggtgaatactgacacctttgtgctttataaagattatttctataaaaaaaattggatgtgaaatacctgaatgtATAAGacgtctgcatgttgagctatatttacgaatgatggcCTTacaccgatgataaaatttagtaaatgttttgactagtttgtgatatcgaaaaccctggtgtaataatttttcagtaatacataagtttttctcgttaaaatctaaaacagtgttacatacacgagcgaatcgtacaagttgagatatataaacaccataagatggtgacaagggaacgtcaccatctaaaaatggataattaacgatatgaaatgaaaaatcatctcttttgttataaattttagtattcagctttccgtttgtgatatagatatcaagatcgaggaaagggcagaggtcattgttagtattagctttattcaaAGTTAGTTTaacagaataattttttttaatatacatactgaagtcgtcattaatgagagccaaaatatcatccaaatatctaaaagtattattaaatttgtttatcagatgttgtttcgatgggtctttgcttatttttgtcataaattgtaactcataacaatacaaaaaca
Proteins encoded:
- the LOC134705856 gene encoding perlucin-like protein; this encodes MYARTDNMLYLAIIVGLIGILLAACPAKWLHHGSSCYLFSTDAHEWTIARDVCQEYDGGYLAELETKDESDYLETLAKQTGKNFWLGGKDEVEGHWKWVTSGKNFTYTDWHPGEPNNLHHDEDCLHLFGSQGYQWNDFQCDVLQNYICEAGFKIAGPLIPDIGLAGKK